A window from Oxyura jamaicensis isolate SHBP4307 breed ruddy duck chromosome 4 unlocalized genomic scaffold, BPBGC_Ojam_1.0 oxy4_random_OJ106466, whole genome shotgun sequence encodes these proteins:
- the LOC118157270 gene encoding NHS-like protein 2, which produces HGAGSAPAPSPQQRSQESWSPPSLSFCSLLLAATSNLDLESKKAAHTKLSWQQPVNVFLAAGRPPGMEQLHQEAQLNLQSLLQEEYEEQYESRVTGQTFRAAGHPSPGTPPEPSPRPPPSKRLEFVLMPPSRRANDEESSGATALGVRPPDASLSLPTTPDKQTAWPRAFPLPTVEEKQWHQPCSVQTNVVPINVSGQHFARHASARHSLFNTETAMNPKSTLRRRRTIIGFPNMSLRDQGSANGPAPTTRPPITESLSCSFEPASGGKPPQEISPRQPLSAPLRKTFSDLGGTLQARCCPPSTPMDSVATPGTCNGPQGTPFPSPWGASSFGYTAPPSPTAGQGASPGSSGMGSPAGTDRAASFFIAQEERVGSAGPGSFTAAVPESPPGSGGPRRCDGREARVNFSPASKEEPEPASEPSRLGVERAGCRFRERSLSVPTDSGSLCSVDIAYAEARRGSTNCALGYPSAGSEGSTSTDNISLGPEPDGQRRRRSKSISLKKAKKKPSPPTRSVSLIKDGQDGPAALGLPRDQRPKSLCIPLDPPSHRLVHADPQGREPDGPAAPHQWYLADWKTGDAYRSLSGSSTATGTTAVECVKARGSSESLTSPSISRATTPSQLSAEADLKTSSPGRPTGLMSPSSGYSSQSETPTPTVPTSAILGHSPHQVRVRPLVPERKSSLPPTSPMERSPKSRLSFDLPLTPPAHLDLSGLKISLKGKTKVSRHHSDSTFGTKLAQKTSPIQPIMPVVTQSDLRSVRLRSISRSEPEDNADGLEHAEDPPRVPCPGPERKVKPPVAEKPPLAKRPPSILPKPPALREEGPLYPTSPPSIATKDGLAMLRKGEPRRGPGEPRRLSQGSLEDEPRPEGERRKAKVPPPVPKKPSVLYLPLAPAPVQQGGGVGDPAPTPSPIITLDTEPSCCHPDADDPLPTEVPGTAQAGETPLEQGSLSEAGTEEKSFASDKTADSIAEEDDDVFVASRTTEDLFTVIHRSKRKVLGRKEPGDTFGSRPNSHSPVKTSGSPTSESPGAVVSTGKSSSRNEDFKALLQKKSSKTSAGTRPSAAELLKTTNPLARRVMTEFAPELDGANSPKSQP; this is translated from the exons CGCACGGTgctggctcagcaccagccccgAGCCCGCAGCAGCGCTCGCAGGAAAGCTGGTCGCCCCCCTCCCTCTCAttctgctccctcctgctcGCAGCCACCTCTAACCTGGACCTTGAGAGCAAGAAAGCCGCCCACACCAAGCTGTCATGGCAGCAGCCCGTGAACGTCTTCCTGGCTGCCGGCCGCCCGCCGGGCATGGAGCAGCTGCACCAGGAGGCTCAGCTCAACCTCCAGAGCTTGCTGCAAG AGGAGTATGAGGAGCAGTACGAGAGCAGGGTGACCGGGCAGACCTTCCGCGCCGCCGGCCACCCGtcccccggcacccccccggAGCCTTCGCCCCGTCCCCCGCCCTCCAAGCGCCTCGAGTTTGTGCTTATG cccccgagCCGGCGAGCCAACGACGAGGAGAGCAGCGGTGCCACCGCGCTGGGCGTGAGGCCACCCGACGCCTCCCTGAgcctccccaccacccccgACAAGCAGACAGCCTGGCCCAGGgccttccccctgcccaccGTGGAGGAGAAGCAGTGGCACCAGCCCTGTTCCGTGCAGACCAACGTTGTCCCCATCAACGTCTCGG GGCAGCACTTTGCTAGGCACGCGAGTGCTCGTCACTCCCTGTTTAACACAGAGACCGCGATGAACCCCAAGTCCACCCTGCGGCGTAGACGGACCATTATCGGATTCCCTAACATGTCCCTGCGAGACCAAG GCAGCGCCAACGGCCCCGCGCCCACCACGCGCCCACCCATCACCGAGTCCCTGTCCTGCAGCTTCGAGCCCGCGAGCGGGGGGAAGCCCCCCCAGGAGATAAGCCCCCGCCAGCCGCTCTCTGCCCCATTGAGGAAGACCTTCAGCGACCTCGGGGGGACGCTGCAGGCACGCTGCTGCCCACCCTCCACCCCCATGGACAGCGTGGCCACCCCCGGCACCTGCAATGGGCCTCAGGGCACCCCCTTTCCCTCACCCTGGGGTGCCAGCTCCTTCGGCTACaccgccccccccagccccactgctggccaggGCGCCTCACCGGGCAGCTCCGGCATGGGCTCACCCGCCGGCACCGACCGGGCGGCCTCCTTCTTCATCGCCCAGGAGGAGCGCGTGGGGAGCGCCGGGCCCGGATCCTTCACTGCTGCGGTGCCCGAGTCCCCCCCGGGCTCCGGGGGCCCCCGGAGGTGTGATGGACGAGAGGCCAGGGTGAACTTCTCGCCGGCAAGCAAAGAGGAGCCGGAGCCGGCATCGGAGCCGTCACGCCTCGGGGTGGAGCGGGCAGGGTGCCGCTTCCGCGAGCGGTCACTGTCGGTGCCCACCGACTCGGGGTCCCTCTGCTCCGTGGACATCGCCTACGCCGAGGCCCGGCGGGGCAGCACCAACTGCGCCCTGGGCTACCCCAGCGCCGGCTCCgagggcagcaccagcaccgaCAACATCTCTCTGGGGCCGGAGCCGGATGGccagcggcggcggcgctccAAGAGCATCTCCCTCAAGAAGGCCAAGAAGAAGCCCTCGCCGCCCACCCGCAGCGTCTCGCTGATCAAGGACGGGCAGGACGGCCCTGCcgccctggggctgcccagggatcAAAGACCCAAGAGCCTGTGCATCCCGCTGGACCCCCCCAGCCACCGGCTGGTGCACGCGgacccccagggcagggagcccgacggcccggccgccccccacCAGTGGTATCTGGCAGACTGGAAGACCGGTGATGCCTACCGGTCCCTCTCCGGCTCAAGCACGGCCACGGGGACCACGGCCGTTGAGTGCGTCAAGGCACGGGGCAGCTCTGAGTCCCTCACGTCCCCCTCCATCTCCAGAGCCACAACACCCTCCCAGCTCTCGGCGGAGGCTGACCTCAAAACCTCCTCCCCGGGCAGGCCCACGGGGCTGATGTCCCCGTCCAGCGGGTACTCCAGCCAGTCGGAGACCCCCACCCCGACCGTCCCCACCTCGGCCATCCTCGGGCACTCCCCACACCAGGTGCGGGTGAGGCCACTGGTCCCTGAGAGGAAGTCTTCGCTGCCACCCACATCccccatggagaggagccccaAGTCCAGGCTGTCCTTCGACCTCCCTCTCACACCACCCGCCCACCTTGACCTCTCGGGGCTGAAGATCTCCCTGAAGGGGAAGACGAAGGTCAGCCGGCACCACTCCGACTCCACCTTCGGCACCAAGCTGGCCCAGAAgaccagccccatccagcccatCATGCCCGTGGTCACCCAGTCCGACCTGCGCTCCGTCCGCCTGCGCTCCATCAGCCGCTCCGAGCCAGAGGACAATGCCGACGGCCTGGAGCACGCCGAGGATCCACCACGCGTCCCCTGCCCGGGCCCGGAGAGGAAGGTGAAGCCGCCGGTGGCAGAGAAGCCGCCACTGGCCAAGCGTCCCCCCAGCATCCTGCCCAAGCCCCCGGCCCTGCGGGAAGAGGGCCCCCTGTACCCTACGTCCCCACCAAGCATTGCTACCAAGGACGGCTTGGCAATGCTGCGAAAAGGGGAGCCGAGGAGGGGCCCGGGGGAGCCCCGGCGGCTCTCACAGGGCAGCCTGGAGGATGAGCCGCGGCCGGAGGGGGAGCGGAGGAAGGCCAAGGTGCCGCCGCCGGTGCCCAAGAAACCCAGCGTGCTCTACCTACCGCTCGCCCCAGCCCcggtgcagcagggaggaggtgtGGGGGACCCGGcacccacccccagccccatcatCACGCTGGACACcgagcccagctgctgccaccccgACGCCGATGACCCACTGCCCACAGAGGTCCCAGGCACAGCACAAGCTGGCGAGACCCCTTTGGAGCAAG GCAGCTTGTCTGAGGCCGGCACAGAGGAGAAGAGCTTTGCCAGCGACAAGACAGCCGACTCCATCGCGGAGGAGGACGATGATGTCTTTGTGGCATCCCGTACCACAGAGGATCTCTTCACCGTCATCCACAG GTCCAAGAGAAAGGTTCTGGGGCGGAAGGAGCCTGGTGACACCTTTGGCAGCCGGCCCAATTCCCACTCACCCGTGAAGACGTCGGGCTCACCAACAAGTGAGTCCCCTGGAGCAGTGGTCAGCACCGGGAAGTCCTCCAGCAGGAATGAAGATTTTAAGGCCTTGCTCCAGAAGAAGAGCAGTAAAACCAGTGCTGGTACCAGGCCGTCTGCAGCTGAACTGCTTAAGACCACAAACCCGCTGGCTCGGAGGGTCATGACAGAGTTTGCCCCTGAGCTGGATGGTGCAAACAGCCCCAAAAGCCAGCCCTAA
- the LOC118157275 gene encoding peptidyl-prolyl cis-trans isomerase NIMA-interacting 4, which produces MAPKGKGGGKAGKGGESGGGESKAQGPKGGGSSVKVRHILCEKHGKAMEAMEKLKAGVRFSEVASQYSEDKARQGGDLGWMARGSMVGPFQEAAFALPVSSMDKPVYTDPPVKTKFGYHIIMVEGRK; this is translated from the exons ATGGCTCCGAAGGGGAAAGGCGGCGGCAAGGCCGGCAAGG GCGGCGAGAGCGGCGGCGGCGAGAGCAAGGCGCAGGGCCCGAAGGGCGGCGGCAGCTCCGTTAAG GTGCGGCACATCCTGTGCGAAAAGCACGGCAAGGCCATGGAGGCCATGGAGAAGCTCAAGGCCGGGGTGCGCTTCAGCGAGGTGGCCTCACAGTACAGCGAGGACAAGGCCAGGCAGGGG GGAGACTTGGGCTGGATGGCCAGAGGCTCCATGGTGGGACCCTTCCAGGAAGCCGCGTTCGCCTTGCCTGTGAGCAGCATGGACAAACCGGTGTATACGGACCCTCCTGTCAAAACGAAGTTCGGGTACCACATTATCATGGtggaaggcagaaaataa
- the LOC118157273 gene encoding DNA excision repair protein ERCC-6-like yields the protein MQRLEAALAQLAEQEEEEEEEEGRFVDVCGSGLLLYGELHAKLFQHQREGVAFLYRLHRDGRPGGILADDMGLGKTIQIIAFLSGMFDGELIQHVLLVMPTTLVGSWLAEFARWTPGLRVKEFHGSSKTERTRNLERVQRRNGIVVTSYQMLINNWKQLASCQEQEFVWDYIILDEAHKIKCPSNKTTKCVYAIPAKHRILLTGTPLQNNLQEMWSLFDFACQGSLLGTAKTFRMEYENPITRAREKDATLGEKALGLKISENLMTIIKPYFLRRTKEDIKKSHADKPDAPLPEDPSEASAPVMPSLTRKNDFVVWVYLSPTQEEIYRNFLCLDHVKEVLMTTRSPLAELTVLKKLCDHPRLLSARACTQLGLDGQECSEQDHGSEAGVLSGANKIDHLSDETLIRESGKMLFLVGLLERLREEGHRTLVFSQSRKMLDIIEQVLSRRQFKIMRIDGTVTHLTEREKRISAFQRNKDYSVFLLTTQVGGVGITLTAANRVVIFDPSWNPATDAQAVDRAYRIGQKENVVIYRLITCGTVEEKIYRRQVFKDSLIRQTTGDKKNPFRYFSKQELRELFTLEDTRTSTTQIQLQSLHATQRKTDLQLDEHIAYLHSLEMFGISDHDLIFTREITHEEQAENEEAHQYIQKRVQKAHELVQLESQLRDMRMEGIRNAAEEAWSRPPELASQAKKRSPGLNNISNLVSPPVADKCENDKVIDLTEDVEVQILDVSNKMTSLTVDELGDEKLGQAMSSSDTELLTSSKIEEQPDTQGSEQNLDSSIMPLSPGLCPPDKESPSLKQKQRSPVPHVNSVSLTEAGDGFSGHSQHFANESGVADHPKRLKDAEVSVQVLDPLAVSETEGTDVPELALAATPPNLPNVMPEVHAGIQKSHVVEASLEEMSVPSLQDQIDFNLVLEESEDGWQDASSGERSLEHPEDEGLQLKTASLCKSPAKSLVSENGNSGSPCHAAEEDPNNSLQGSEASEENSAIVISGRRKKCVKRIVSDSEDEGYSVMISEEEQSHKKSSPLSTPLHQFLEGMTASTPKSNRSLTKAIFSPKLTNSGNRSTASRRSLINKVVDEVEDIGEMMGTTDEEENSDEEQEDLVEEEAEECSAESVEPEEEPAGETLNSTEESFHLEGEQSEADETESSQEESTGDAELQSGEQIEYCTKETVSEKEGGQNSSPSLGIYGTLVDRGKKLKDDGNLQEALNCFLQALDIKSGDPEVMLMTLNLYRQLAQK from the coding sequence ATGCAGCGGCTGGAGGCGGCGCTGGCCCAGCTGgcggagcaggaggaggaggaggaggaggaggaaggccgCTTCGTGGACGTGTGCGGCAGCGGGCTGCTGCTCTACGGGGAGCTGCACGCGAAGCTCTTCCAGCACCAGCGGGAGGGAGTCGCCTTCCTGTACCGCCTGCACCGGGACGGCCGGCCCGGCGGCATCCTGGCGGATGACATGGGTCTGGGTAAGACCATCCAGATCATCGCCTTCCTCTCAGGTATGTTCGATGGCGAGCTCATCCAGCACGTCCTGCTCGTCATGCCCACCACCCTGGTCGGCAGCTGGCTGGCCGAGTTCGCTCGCTGGACCCCCGGCCTGCGCGTCAAGGAGTTCCACGGCAGCAGCAAGACGGAGCGCACCAGGAACCTGgagagggtccagaggaggaaCGGCATCGTCGTCACGAGCTACCAGATGCTCATCAACAACTGGAAGCAGCTCGCCAGCTGCCAAGAGCAGGAATTTGTCTGGGACTACATCATTCTCGACGAAGCGCATAAAATCAAGTGCCCGTCTAACAAAACGACCAAGTGTGTGTATGCGATTCCTGCGAAGCATCGCATCCTCCTCACGGGCACCCCGCTGCAGAACAACCTGCAGGAGATGTGGTCCTTGTTTGACTTTGCGTGCCAGGGCTCTCTCTTGGGAACAGCCAAAACATTTAGAATGGAGTACGAGAATCCTATTACTAGGGCCAGGGAGAAGGATGCGACTCTAGGTGAGAAAGCACTGGGACTTAAGATATCTGAGAATCTAATGACAATCATAAAGCCATATTTCCTCAGAAGAACTAAAGAAGACATCAAAAAAAGTCACGCTGACAAACCAGATGCCCCTCTTCCTGAGGATCCAAGTGAGGCTAGTGCTCCCGTCATGCCATCTCTCACTAGGAAAAATGACTTTGTTGTGTGGGTGTACTTGTCTCCAACGCAGGAGGAAATCTACAGGAACTTTCTCTGTCTAGATCACGTGAAAGAAGTGCTGATGACAACCCGATCACCTTTGGCTGAGCTGACTGTCCTGAAGAAGCTGTGTGACCACCCCAGGCTTCTGTCCGCAAGAGCGTGTACCCAGCTGGGCTTAGATGGACAGGAATGCTCAGAGCAGGATCATGGCAGCGAAGCAGGTGTGCTCTCAGGTGCCAACAAAATAGATCATCTGTCTGATGAGACCCTGATTCGGGAGTCTGGGAAAATGCTGTTCCTTGTAGGGCTTCTAGAAAGACTGCGAGAGGAGGGGCACCGAACTCTGGTGTTCTCGCAGTCGAGGAAGATGCTGGATATCATCGAGCAGGTTTTGTCTCGCAGGCAGTTTAAGATCATGCGTATAGACGGCACAGTGACCCACCTGACAGAACGGGAGAAGCGCATCAGCGCCTTTCAGCGTAACAAGGACTACTCCGTCTTCCTGCTGACGACGCAAGTCGGTGGTGTTGGCATAACCTTAACAGCAGCCAACCGAGTGGTGATCTTTGATCCCAGCTGGAATCCAGCTACAGATGCTCAGGCTGTAGACAGGGCTTACAGGATTGGGCAAAAGGAGAATGTCGTGATTTACAGGCTGATTACCTGCGGTacagtggaagagaaaatatacaGGCGACAAGTATTTAAGGATTCATTAATAAGACAGACTACCGGTGACAAAAAGAACCCGTTTAGATATTTCTCCAAGCAGGAACTAAGGGAGCTTTTCACACTGGAAGACACCCGGACATCCACAACTCAGATCCAGCTGCAGTCTTTGCACGCCACCCAAAGAAAGACGGACCTGCAGCTGGATGAACACATCGCTTATTTACACTCTCTGGAAATGTTTGGCATTTCTGATCATGACTTAATATTTACGAGAGAAATTACTCACGAGGAGCAGGCTGAGAATGAAGAAGCCCATCAGTACATTCAAAAGAGGGTACAGAAAGCCCACGAGCTAGTTCAGTTAGAGTCTCAGCTTAGAGATATGAGGATGGAGGGGATCAGAAATGCTGCGGAGGAGGCTTGGTCAAGACCACCAGAACTGGCTTCCCAGGCAAAGAAGAGGTCTCCAGGGCTGAACAACATAAGTAACTTGGTTTCACCACCAGTAGCtgataaatgtgaaaatgacaAAGTCATTGATCTTACGGAGGACGTGGAGGTCCAGATTCTTGACGTCAGCAATAAAATGACAAGTCTGACTGTTGATGAGTTGGGTGATGAGAAACTGGGACAAGCGATGTCCAGTTCGGATACAGAGCTGCTTACTAGCAGCAAGATAGAGGAACAGCCCGATACACAAGGGTCTGAGCAAAATCTGGACTCAAGCATTATGCCATTGTCACCTGGACTTTGTCCACCTGATAAAGAGAGCCCGAGTCTCAAACAGAAGCAGCGTTCTCCTGTTCCCCATGTAAATTCGGTTAGCTTGACTGAGGCTGGGGATGGCTTTTCTGGGCATTCTCAACATTTTGCTAATGAGTCTGGTGTGGCTGACCATCCCAAAAGGTTAAAAGATGCAGAAGTGTCAGTTCAAGTACTTGACCCACTTGCTGTCTCAGAGACAGAGGGGACTGACGTTCCCGAGCTAGCTTTAGCTGCCACGCCACCAAACCTACCAAATGTTATGCCAGAAGTCCATGCTGGGATCCAGAAGTCTCATGTGGTGGAAGCCAGCTTGGAGGAAATGTCTGTGCCATCTCTCCAGGATCAAATCGACTTCAATCTGGTCTTGGAAGAGTCTGAAGATGGATGGCAGGATGCCTCAAGTGGGGAAAGATCACTGGAGCACCCAGAAGATGAGGGCTTGCAACTAAAAACAGCAAGTCTTTGTAAATCTCCAGCAAAAAGTTTGGTAAGTGAGAATGGTAACTCTGGAAGCCCCTGCCATGCAGCTGAAGAAGATCCAAACAACTCCTTGCAAGGGAGTGAAGCATCAGAGGAAAACAGTGCTATCGTCATTtcaggcagaagaaagaagtgCGTGAAAAGAATTGTTTCAGATAGTGAGGATGAGGGCTATTCTGTTATGATCTCAGAGGAAGAGCAGTCTCATAAAAAGTCCTCTCCCTTGAGCACCCCTCTGCATCAATTTCTGGAAGGAATGACTGCATCTACTCCTAAAAGCAACAGGAGTCtaacaaaagccattttttctcccaaattaaCTAACAGTGGTAACAGGTCTACAGCTTCCAGGAGATCTCTAATCAACAAGGTGGTAGATGAGGTTGAGGATATTGGAGAAATGATGGGAACCactgatgaagaagaaaacagtgatgAGGAGCAAGAAGATCTTGtggaagaagaagcagaagagtgTAGTGCGGAGTCTGTTGAGCCTGAAGAAGAACCTGCTGGAGAAACGCTTAATTCAACTGAAGAGTCCTTCCATCTAGAGGGCGAGCAGTCCGAAGCAGATGAGACAGAGTCATCTCAGGAGGAATCCACCGGTGATGCTGAGCTTCAGTCAGGTGAGCAGATAGAGTACTGCACCAAGGAAACGGTCTCTGAGAAAGAGGGCGGTCAGAATTCCTCTCCTTCCTTAGGTATTTACGGTACCTTGGTAGACAGAGGGAAGAAACTTAAGGATGACGGAAACCTACAAGAGGCACTGAACTGTTTCCTACAAGCTCTTGACATAAAGAGTGGAGATCCTGAAGTTATGCTTATGACTCTAAACTTGTACAGACAGCTAGCCCAGAAATGA